A genomic segment from Phragmites australis chromosome 6, lpPhrAust1.1, whole genome shotgun sequence encodes:
- the LOC133921408 gene encoding RNA exonuclease 4-like: MDSRRETPETLRNKCAACFRQYNRMEHLVEHMKVSYHSVHEPKCSVCKKHCRSFESLREHLIGPLPKVECARVFSVRGCSICLNIFDSNTAVRYHRAACQYSRAAPMPRGGISGRAVALACKMVGGGSDGSVDLCARVCLIGEDENIIFQTYVKPTAPVTNYRYEVTGIRPKYLMDAMPLKLVQRRIQGILCNGEPLWKLRPRSSGRARILVGHGLDHDLEGLELEYPAFMIRDTANYPPLMKTSKLSNSLKYLTQAYLGYVMPFLSFFCDLPFIFLINLTQYDIQTGIQDLYEDSVAAMRLYIRMRSQAYSRDYASGSGEVQNNYPAWRQRELERMSPEKLLALSASDYYCWCLDS; this comes from the exons ATGGACAGCAGGAGAGAGACCCCGGAGACCTTGAG GAACAAATGCGCAGCATGCTTCAGGCAGTACAACAGGATGGAACACCTGGTGGAGCACATGAAGGTCTCCTACCACTCCGTCCACGAGCCCAAGTGCAGCGTCTGCAAGAAGCACTGCCGCTCGTTCGAGTCACTCAGGGAGCATCTCATCG GGCCATTGCCGAAGGTCGAGTGCGCGCGAGTGTTCAGCGTCCGCGGCTGCAGCATCTGCCTCAACATCTTCGACAGCAACACTGCCGTCAGATACCACCGTGCTGCCTGCCAATACTCTCGTGCTGCTCCG ATGCCCAGGGGTGGCATAAGTGGTCGTGCAGTTGCTCTAGCTTGTAAAATGGTAGGAGGAGGGAGTGACGGCTCTGTGGACCTTTGTGCAAGGGTGTGCCTCATTGGAGAAGATGAGAACATCATCTTTCAGACCTATGTGAAGCCTACAGCTCCTGTTACAAATTACAG ATACGAAGTGACTGGGATAAGGCCGAAGTACTTGATGGACGCAATGCCACTGAAGCTTGTGCAGAGGAGGATCCAGGGCATCCTCTGCAACGGGGAGCCGCTGTGGAAGTTACGCCCAAGGAGTTCTGGAAGGGCAAGAATTCTTGTTGGCCATGGCCTGGATCATGATCTTGAGGGCCTAGAGTTGGAGTACCCGGCATTCATGATCAG GGACACTGCAAACTACCCACCACTGATGAAAACTAGCAAGCTGAGTAACTCCCTAAAGTACCTCACACAAGCATATCTTGGGTATGTGatgccttttctttctttcttttgtgatcttccctttatttttttaataaatctaACGCA GTACGATATCCAAACCGGTATTCAGGATCTTTACGAGGACTCTGTGGCAGCAATGAGGTTATACATCCGGATGAGATCACAAGCTTACTCGAGAGACTACGCCTCCGGTTCGGGCGAGGTGCAGAACAACTACCCAGCCTGGAGGCAGAGGGAGCTGGAGAGGATGAGCCCAGAAAAACTCCTGGCACTTTCAGCATCAGACTACTACTGCTGGTGCCTGGATTCCTGA